In Perognathus longimembris pacificus isolate PPM17 chromosome 23, ASM2315922v1, whole genome shotgun sequence, a single genomic region encodes these proteins:
- the Eme2 gene encoding probable crossover junction endonuclease EME2 isoform X1 has protein sequence MAEVRPPGVAGSRRGRGRGGGPGPRRAPTWEVSDSDTEGAVPAAGERGAAAGERGAAARAPRPERVLRSLVVCVDPAVLEDAGADILMEALGALGCECRIEPQRLARSLQWSRGSPDPSAVPSEVPTEDGQELLLLLLEPQEFLLGVAQLTQVSGLPSSVPWISPENPSCPHLAVIGLDAYLWSPRPSAQQQLENPSVAQQEAAIGWPEVEEALVLLQLLADMDVLLVASWQELSQHVCALTKALAQRPSKQYRDTQAFAFCTAGRWASGQRVTRDGSGLQGVWWRQIRQFNRVSPAVAEAIVTAFPSPRLLQEALTACSSEQERLGLLADLPVNAQGGRPRRVGPDLSRRICLFLSTTNPDLLLDLGS, from the exons ATGGCGGAAGTGCGGCCCCCGGGGGTCGCGGGCtcgcgccggggccgggggcggggcggagggccaGGCCCGCGGCGTGCCCCCACCTGGGAGGTCTCGGACTCTGACACGGAGGGCGCAGTGCCCGCGGCCGGGGAGCGCGGGGCCGCGGCCGGGGagcgcggggccgcggcccgggctccACGTCCCGAACGAGTCCTTAGGAGCCTGGTGGTGTGCGTGGACCCAG CGGTCCTGGAAGACGCTGGCGCCGACATCCTGATGGAGGCCTTGGGTGCGCTGGGCTGCGAATGCCGCATCGAGCCGCAGCGCCTGGCCCGCAGCCTGCAGTGGAGCCGAGGGTCCCCCGACCCCAGTGCC GTGCCTTCTGAGGTGCCAACTGAAGATGGGCAGgaactactgctgctgctgctggagccCCAGGAGTTTCTGCTGGGCGTTGCCCAGTTGACCCAG GTCTCAGGCCTACCTTCCTCCGTGCCCTGGATTTCCCCTGAGAACCCCAGCTGCCCCCACCTGGCTGTCATCGGCCTGGATGCCTACCTCTG GTCTCCACGTCCCAGTGCCCAACAGCAGCTGGAGAATCCATCAGTGGCCCAGCAGGAGGCAGCCATTGGCTGGCCAGAGGTGGAAGAG GCCCTCGTGCTCCTCCAACTCTTGGCAGACATGGACGTGCTGCTGGTGGCCTCGTGGCAGGAGCTGAGTCAGCATGTGTGTGCGCTCACTAAGGCCCTGGCCCAGCGCCCAAgcaa GCAGTACCGAGACACCCAGGCCTTTGCCTTCTGCACAGCAGGGCGCTGGGCCTCTGGCCAGCGAGTGACCAGAGATGGCTCAGGACTCCAGGGAGTGTGGTGGAGGCAAATTAGACAATTTAATCGCGTCAGCCCAGCTGTAGCTGAGGCCATCGtcactgccttcccctccccgcgCCTGCTGCAGGAG GCCCTCACTGCCTGCAGCTCGGAACAGGAGCGCCTGGGCCTCTTGGCTGACCTCCCTGTGAATGCCCAAGGTGGGCGACCCCGCAGGGTGGGCCCCGACCTCTCCCGCCGTATCTGCCTCTTCCTGAGCACCACCAACCCTGACCTCCTGCTGGACCTGGGGTCTTGA
- the Mrps34 gene encoding 28S ribosomal protein S34, mitochondrial, producing the protein MARKPRPRLIAELARRVRALREQRNRPRDSQRYALDYETLTRPLTGRKLPVRAWADVRRESRLLQLLARLPAFGLGRLVTRKSWLWQHDEPCYWRLTRVQPDYTAQNLDHGKAWGVLTFKGHTEDEAREIEQVMYHDWRLVPKHEEEAFTTATPAPEGSLSPVPYPPLLRAMILAERQKNGDPSVAEPLLSLERAGVVPWDYPARRKSKAKGTQV; encoded by the exons ATGGCGCGGAAGCCCAGGCCGCGGCTGATCGCCGAGCTGGCCCGCCGCGTGCGCGCCCTGCGCGAGCAGCGGAACCGGCCGCGCGACTCGCAGCGCTACGCCCTGGACTACGAGACGCTGACGCGGCCGTTGACGGGCCGCAAGCTGCCGGTGCGCGCCTGGGCCGACGTGCGCCGCGAGAGCCGCTTGCTTCAGCTGCTCGCCCGCCTCCCCGCCTTCGGCCTGGGCCGCCTGGTGACGCGCAAGTCCTGGCTGTGGCAGCACGACGAGCCGTGCTACTGGCGCCTCACCCGCGTGCAACCTGACTACACGGCCCAG AACTTGGACCACGGGAAGGCTTGGGGCGTCCTGACTTTCAAGG GGCACACCGAGGACGAGGCCCGGGAGATCGAGCAGGTCATGTACCACGATTGGCGGCTGGTGCCCAAGCACGAGGAGGAGGCTTTTACCACGGCCACGCCGGCCCCCGAGGGCAGCTTGAGCCCGGTGCCCTACCCGCCTCTACTCCGCGCCATGATCCTGGCCGAGAGGCAGAAAAACGGGGACCCCAGCGTCGCGGAGCCGCTGCTGAGCCTCGAGAGAGCGGGTGTGGTGCCCTGGGACTACCCTGCTCGGAGGAAGTCCAAGGCCAAGGGCACCCAGGTCTAA
- the LOC125340411 gene encoding cytosolic Fe-S cluster assembly factor NUBP2 isoform X2, producing the protein MLQAQGRAVHQCDGGWVPVFVDQEQSISLMSVGFLLEKPDEAVVWRGPKKNALIKQFVSDVAWGELDYLVVDTPPGTSDEHMAAVEALRPCGSLGALVITTPQAVSVGDVRRELTFCRKTGLQVLGVVENMSGFTCPHCAECTSIFSRGGGEELAQLAGVPFLGSVPLDPELTRSLEEGRDFIQEFPKSPAFSALTSITQKILDRTPTLLS; encoded by the exons ATGCTCCAGGCCCAGGGCCGGGCCGTGCACCAGTGTGATGGTGGCTGGGTGCCTGTGTTTGTGGATCAGGAGCAAAGCATCTCCCTCATGTCTGTGGGCTTCTTGCTGGAGAAGCCGGATGAGGCTGTAGTGTGGCGAGGCCCCAAGAAGAACG CCCTGATAAAGCAGTTTGTGTCCGATGTGGCCTGGGGGGAGCTGGACTACCTGGTTGTGGACACACCGCCCGGGACCTCTGACGAGCACATGGCTGCGGTGGAGGCCCTGCGCCCTTGCGGGTCGCTGGGCGCCCTGGTGATCACCACACCTCAG GCTGTGTCTGTGGGGGATGTGAGGCGCGAGCTGACCTTCTGCAGGAAGACAGGGCTGCAGGTGCTAGGGGTTGTGGAGAACATGAGCGGCTTCACCTGCCCACACTGTGCT GAGTGCACCAGCATCTTCTCcaggggcggcggggaggagcTGGCCCAGCTCGCTGGAGTCCCTTTCTTAG GCTCTGTGCCCCTGGACCCTGAGCTCACCAGGAGTCTGGAGGAGGGCCGTGACTTCATCCAGGAATTCCCCAAGAGCCCTGCGTTTTCTGCACTTACCTCCATAACCCAGAAAATTCTGGACAGGACACCCACTCTGCTCTCCTGA
- the LOC125340406 gene encoding SPRY domain-containing SOCS box protein 3 isoform X2 — protein MGIWVLIHTVYLGLIQVLRYWSQVLFTMARRPRSSRAWRFVLSAARRDADARAVALTGTTNWGYDSDGQHSDSDSDPECSSLPTSIPSAVPVTGESFCDCQGQSEPAFCSSLHPTHRSKDCRCGEEDEHFDWVWDDLSKSSATVLSCDKRQVSFHVEYSCGTAAIRGTKELGEGQHFWEIKMTSPVYGTDMMVGIGTSDVDLDKYHHTFCSLLGRDEDSWGLSYTGLLHHKGDKTSFSSRFGQGSIIGVHLDTWHGTLTFFKNRKRIGVAATQLQNKRFYPMVCSTAAKSSMKVIRSCASTTSLQYLCCYRLRQLRPDSGDTLEGLPLPPGLKQVLHNKLGWVLSMNCSHRQPPAPVPSADAPSPHPDTRPCQRKRCRRT, from the exons ATGGGCATCTGGGTATTGATTCACACCGTCTACCTGGGTTTGATCCAGGTGCTCAGATACTGGAGCCAG gtCCTCTTCACCATGGCCAGACGTCCCCGGAGCAGCCGGGCTTGGCGTTTTGTCCTGAGCGCAGCCCGTCGAGATGCTGATGCCCGAGCTGTGGCTCTAACAGGCACCACTAACTGGGGCTATGACTCTGATGGCCAG CACAGCGACTCAGATTCTGACCCCGAGTGCTCGTCCCTGCCGACGTCCATCCCCAGTGCCGTACCCGTGACGGGCGAATCCTTCTGTGACTGCCAGGGCCAGAGCGAGCCGGCCTTCTGCAGCAGCCTGCACCCGACTCACCGCAGCAAGGACTGCCGCTGCGGGGAGGAGGACGAGC ATTTCGACTGGGTCTGGGATGACCTGAGCAAGTCCTCGGCCACTGTGCTGAGCTGTGACAAGCGCCAGGTCAGCTTCCACGTGGAGTACAGCTGTGGCACTGCTGCCATCCGTGGCACCAAGGAGTTGGGGGAGGGCCAGCACTTCTGGGAGATCAAGATGACCTCGCCCGTCTATGGCACTGACATG ATGGTGGGCATCGGGACATCGGATGTGGACCTGGACAAATACCACCACACTTTCTGCAGCCTGCTGGGCAGGGACGAGGACAGCTGGGGCCTCTCATACACTG GGCTGCTCCACCACAAGGGTGACAAGACAAGCTTCTCCTCGCGCTTTGGCCAGGGCTCCATCATCGGTGTGCACCTGGACACCTGGCACGGGACGCTGACCTTCTTCAAGAACAGGAAGCGCATAG GCGTGGCGGCCACCCAGCTGCAGAACAAGCGGTTTTACCCAATGGTGTGCTCCACGGCGGCCAAGAGCAGCATGAAGGTGATTCGGTCTTGTGCCAGCACCACCTCCTTGCAGTACCTCTGCTGCTACCGCCTGCGCCAGCTGCGGCCGGACTCGGGTGACACGCTGGagggcctgcccctgccccccggcCTCAAGCAGGTGCTGCACAACAAGCTGGGCTGGGTCCTGAGCATGAACTGCAGCCACCGCCAGCCCCCCGCGCCCGTGCCCAGCGCTGACGCACCCAGCCCCCATCCCGACACCAGGCCCTGCCAGAGGAAGCGCTGCCGACGGACCTGA
- the LOC125340411 gene encoding cytosolic Fe-S cluster assembly factor NUBP2 isoform X1, with translation MEASAELGNLAGVRHIILVLSGKGGVGKSTIATELALALRHRGKKVGILDVDLCGPSIPRMLQAQGRAVHQCDGGWVPVFVDQEQSISLMSVGFLLEKPDEAVVWRGPKKNALIKQFVSDVAWGELDYLVVDTPPGTSDEHMAAVEALRPCGSLGALVITTPQAVSVGDVRRELTFCRKTGLQVLGVVENMSGFTCPHCAECTSIFSRGGGEELAQLAGVPFLGSVPLDPELTRSLEEGRDFIQEFPKSPAFSALTSITQKILDRTPTLLS, from the exons ATGGAGGCGTCCGCTG AGCTGGGGAACCTGGCAGGTGTTCGGCACATCATCCTCGTCCTCTCAGGAAAAGGGGGCGTCGGGAAAAGTACCATCGCCACCGAGCTAGCCCTGGCGCTACGCCACAGGGGCAAAAAG GTGGGGATCCTCGACGTGGACCTGTGTGGCCCTAGCATCCCACGAATGCTCCAGGCCCAGGGCCGGGCCGTGCACCAGTGTGATGGTGGCTGGGTGCCTGTGTTTGTGGATCAGGAGCAAAGCATCTCCCTCATGTCTGTGGGCTTCTTGCTGGAGAAGCCGGATGAGGCTGTAGTGTGGCGAGGCCCCAAGAAGAACG CCCTGATAAAGCAGTTTGTGTCCGATGTGGCCTGGGGGGAGCTGGACTACCTGGTTGTGGACACACCGCCCGGGACCTCTGACGAGCACATGGCTGCGGTGGAGGCCCTGCGCCCTTGCGGGTCGCTGGGCGCCCTGGTGATCACCACACCTCAG GCTGTGTCTGTGGGGGATGTGAGGCGCGAGCTGACCTTCTGCAGGAAGACAGGGCTGCAGGTGCTAGGGGTTGTGGAGAACATGAGCGGCTTCACCTGCCCACACTGTGCT GAGTGCACCAGCATCTTCTCcaggggcggcggggaggagcTGGCCCAGCTCGCTGGAGTCCCTTTCTTAG GCTCTGTGCCCCTGGACCCTGAGCTCACCAGGAGTCTGGAGGAGGGCCGTGACTTCATCCAGGAATTCCCCAAGAGCCCTGCGTTTTCTGCACTTACCTCCATAACCCAGAAAATTCTGGACAGGACACCCACTCTGCTCTCCTGA
- the LOC125340404 gene encoding insulin-like growth factor-binding protein complex acid labile subunit yields the protein MDCHTASQEGPRMPQHQAPSVPSSAGSMGREDAVSFCALSWVVLPATAQDLIKTTRAVSNETKTWEDPMKPGPALLWRPSPSLLPTGATALLALLLSWAALGPHGLEGAEPGTPEDPEGLQCPAACTCGHDDYTGELSVFCSARNLTRLPDGIPDGTKALWLDGNNLSSIPPAAFRNLSGLDFLNLQGSQLSRVEPQALLGLHNLYHLHLERNRLRTLAAGVFAHTPGLASLSLGNNLLTRLEEGLFRGLAQLWDLHLGWNSLVVLPDAVFQGLGNLRELVLAGNKLAYLQPALFCGLTELRELDLSRNALRSVKANIFVQLPRLQKLYLDRNLIAAVAPGAFLGMKALRWLDLSHNRLSGLLEDAFPGLLGLHVLRLAHNAIAGLRPRTFKDLHFLEELRLSHNRIRQLAEKTFEGLGQLEVLALNDNQIQEVKVGAFLGLANVAVMNLSGNCLRSLPEQVFQGLGRLHSLHLESSCLGRVRAHTFAGLAGLRRLFLRDNSISSIHEQSLAVLPELLELDLTSNQLTHLPPRLFQGLSQLEYLLLSHNRLATLSPGLLSPLRRAFWLDLSHNLLEALADGLFSPLGRLHYLSLRNNSLHTFLPQALGLERLWLEGNPWDCRCPLKALRDFALHNPGVVPRSVQARCEGDDCQPTYTHNNITCASPASVLGLDLRDVPEEHFAHC from the coding sequence ATGGACTGCCACACAGCTTCACAAGAGGGGCCCAGGATGCCTCAGCACCAAGCCCCCAGTGTCCCCAGCAGTGCCGGTTCCATGGGGCGGGAAGACGCAGTCAGCTTCTGTGCCCTGAGCTGGGTCGTCCTGCCGGCTACTGCCCAGGATCTAATTAAGACGACCAGGGCTGTTTCCAATGAAACCAAGACTTGGGAAGATCCAATGAAACCAGGACCAGCACTGCTTTGGCGCCCCTCACCGAGCCTTCTCCCCACAGGAGCCACGGCCCTGCTGGCACTGCTGCTCTCCTGGGCGGCACTGGGTCCCCATGGCCTGGAGGGGGCAGAGCCTGGCACCCCAGAGGACCCAGAGGGCCTGCAGTGCCCGGCTGCCTGTACCTGCGGCCATGACGACTACACAGGGGAGCTCAGCGTCTTCTGCAGCGCCAGGAACCTCACCCGGCTCCCTGACGGCATCCCGGATGGCACCAAGGCCCTGTGGCTTGACGGCAACAACCTCTCTTCCATTCCCCCGGCGGCCTTCCGGAACCTCTCAGGCCTGGACTTCCTCAACTTGCAGGGCAGCCAGCTGAGCCGCGTGGAGCCCCAGGCGCTGCTGGGCCTGCACAACCTGTACCACCTGCACCTGGAGCGGAACCGGCTGCGGACCCTGGCTGCCGGAGTGTTTGCACACACGCCGGGCCTGGCCTCCCTCAGCCTTGGCAACAACCTCCTCACCCGGCTGGAAGAGGGCCTCTTCCGGGGCCTGGCCCAGCTGTGGGACCTCCACCTCGGCTGGAACAGCCTGGTGGTGCTGCCCGATGCCGTGTTCCAGGGCCTGGGCAACCTGCGTGAGCTGGTGCTGGCTGGCAACAAGCTGGCCTACCTGCAGCCGGCGCTCTTCTGCGGCCTGACCGAGCTGCGGGAGCTGGACCTGAGCAGGAACGCGCTGCGCAGCGTCAAGGCCAACATCTTCGTGCAGCTTCCCCGGCTCCAGAAGCTCTACCTGGACCGCAACCTCATTGCTGCAGTGGCGCCTGGGGCCTTCCTGGGCATGAAGGCCCTGCGCTGGCTCGACCTGTCCCATAACCGCCTCTCTGGCCTTCTGGAGGACGCTTTCCCTGGCCTGCTGGGCCTGCACGTCCTGCGCCTGGCACACAACGCCATCGCCGGCCTCCGGCCCCGCACGTTCAAGGATCTCCACTTCCTGGAGGAGCTGCGGCTCAGCCATAACCGCATCCGCCAGCTGGCGGAGAAGACGTTCGAAGGCCTGGGGCAGCTGGAAGTGCTGGCGCTCAATGATAACCAGATCCAGGAGGTGAAGGTGGGCGCGTTCCTTGGCCTTGCTAATGTGGCCGTCATGAACCTCTCGGGCAACTGTCTGCGCAGCCTCCCTGAGCAGGTGTTCCAGGGCCTGGGCCGGCTGCACAGCCTGCACCTGGAGAGCAGCTGCCTGGgccgcgtgcgtgcgcacacctTCGCCGGCCTCGCCGGGCTGCGCAGGCTCTTCCTCAGGGACAACAGCATCTCCAGCATCCACGAGCAGAGCCTGGCCGTGCTGCCAGAGCTCCTGGAGCTGGACCTCACGTCCAACCAGCTCACGCACCTGCCCCCTCGACTCTTCCAGGGCCTCAGCCAGTTGGAGTACCTGCTCCTCTCTCACAACCGGCTGGCCACGCTGTCTCCTGGCCTCCTGAGCCCCTTGCGGCGGGCCTTCTGGCTGGACCTCTCGCACAACCTCCTGGAGGCCCTGGCTGACGGCCTCTTCTCTCCGCTGGGGCGCCTGCACTACCTCAGCCTGAGGAACAACTCCCTGCACACATTCCTGCCACAAGCCCTTGGCCTGGAGCGCCTGTGGCTGGAGGGCAACCCCTGGGACTGCCGCTGCCCCCTCAAGGCGCTGCGAGACTTCGCCCTGCACAACCCCGGTGTCGTGCCCCGCTCTGTGCAGGCCAGGTGCGAGGGGGACGACTGCCAGCCCACGTACACCCACAACAACATCACTTGTGCCAGCCCTGCGAGCGTCTTAGGCCTGGACCTGCGGGATGTCCCTGAGGAACACTTTGCACATTGCTGA
- the LOC125340406 gene encoding SPRY domain-containing SOCS box protein 3 isoform X1: MGIWVLIHTVYLGLIQVLRYWSQVWVSEEFLGQVLFTMARRPRSSRAWRFVLSAARRDADARAVALTGTTNWGYDSDGQHSDSDSDPECSSLPTSIPSAVPVTGESFCDCQGQSEPAFCSSLHPTHRSKDCRCGEEDEHFDWVWDDLSKSSATVLSCDKRQVSFHVEYSCGTAAIRGTKELGEGQHFWEIKMTSPVYGTDMMVGIGTSDVDLDKYHHTFCSLLGRDEDSWGLSYTGLLHHKGDKTSFSSRFGQGSIIGVHLDTWHGTLTFFKNRKRIGVAATQLQNKRFYPMVCSTAAKSSMKVIRSCASTTSLQYLCCYRLRQLRPDSGDTLEGLPLPPGLKQVLHNKLGWVLSMNCSHRQPPAPVPSADAPSPHPDTRPCQRKRCRRT, encoded by the exons ATGGGCATCTGGGTATTGATTCACACCGTCTACCTGGGTTTGATCCAGGTGCTCAGATACTGGAGCCAGGTATGGGTATCTGAAGAGTTCCTTGGCCAG gtCCTCTTCACCATGGCCAGACGTCCCCGGAGCAGCCGGGCTTGGCGTTTTGTCCTGAGCGCAGCCCGTCGAGATGCTGATGCCCGAGCTGTGGCTCTAACAGGCACCACTAACTGGGGCTATGACTCTGATGGCCAG CACAGCGACTCAGATTCTGACCCCGAGTGCTCGTCCCTGCCGACGTCCATCCCCAGTGCCGTACCCGTGACGGGCGAATCCTTCTGTGACTGCCAGGGCCAGAGCGAGCCGGCCTTCTGCAGCAGCCTGCACCCGACTCACCGCAGCAAGGACTGCCGCTGCGGGGAGGAGGACGAGC ATTTCGACTGGGTCTGGGATGACCTGAGCAAGTCCTCGGCCACTGTGCTGAGCTGTGACAAGCGCCAGGTCAGCTTCCACGTGGAGTACAGCTGTGGCACTGCTGCCATCCGTGGCACCAAGGAGTTGGGGGAGGGCCAGCACTTCTGGGAGATCAAGATGACCTCGCCCGTCTATGGCACTGACATG ATGGTGGGCATCGGGACATCGGATGTGGACCTGGACAAATACCACCACACTTTCTGCAGCCTGCTGGGCAGGGACGAGGACAGCTGGGGCCTCTCATACACTG GGCTGCTCCACCACAAGGGTGACAAGACAAGCTTCTCCTCGCGCTTTGGCCAGGGCTCCATCATCGGTGTGCACCTGGACACCTGGCACGGGACGCTGACCTTCTTCAAGAACAGGAAGCGCATAG GCGTGGCGGCCACCCAGCTGCAGAACAAGCGGTTTTACCCAATGGTGTGCTCCACGGCGGCCAAGAGCAGCATGAAGGTGATTCGGTCTTGTGCCAGCACCACCTCCTTGCAGTACCTCTGCTGCTACCGCCTGCGCCAGCTGCGGCCGGACTCGGGTGACACGCTGGagggcctgcccctgccccccggcCTCAAGCAGGTGCTGCACAACAAGCTGGGCTGGGTCCTGAGCATGAACTGCAGCCACCGCCAGCCCCCCGCGCCCGTGCCCAGCGCTGACGCACCCAGCCCCCATCCCGACACCAGGCCCTGCCAGAGGAAGCGCTGCCGACGGACCTGA
- the LOC125340406 gene encoding SPRY domain-containing SOCS box protein 3 isoform X3 has product MARRPRSSRAWRFVLSAARRDADARAVALTGTTNWGYDSDGQHSDSDSDPECSSLPTSIPSAVPVTGESFCDCQGQSEPAFCSSLHPTHRSKDCRCGEEDEHFDWVWDDLSKSSATVLSCDKRQVSFHVEYSCGTAAIRGTKELGEGQHFWEIKMTSPVYGTDMMVGIGTSDVDLDKYHHTFCSLLGRDEDSWGLSYTGLLHHKGDKTSFSSRFGQGSIIGVHLDTWHGTLTFFKNRKRIGVAATQLQNKRFYPMVCSTAAKSSMKVIRSCASTTSLQYLCCYRLRQLRPDSGDTLEGLPLPPGLKQVLHNKLGWVLSMNCSHRQPPAPVPSADAPSPHPDTRPCQRKRCRRT; this is encoded by the exons ATGGCCAGACGTCCCCGGAGCAGCCGGGCTTGGCGTTTTGTCCTGAGCGCAGCCCGTCGAGATGCTGATGCCCGAGCTGTGGCTCTAACAGGCACCACTAACTGGGGCTATGACTCTGATGGCCAG CACAGCGACTCAGATTCTGACCCCGAGTGCTCGTCCCTGCCGACGTCCATCCCCAGTGCCGTACCCGTGACGGGCGAATCCTTCTGTGACTGCCAGGGCCAGAGCGAGCCGGCCTTCTGCAGCAGCCTGCACCCGACTCACCGCAGCAAGGACTGCCGCTGCGGGGAGGAGGACGAGC ATTTCGACTGGGTCTGGGATGACCTGAGCAAGTCCTCGGCCACTGTGCTGAGCTGTGACAAGCGCCAGGTCAGCTTCCACGTGGAGTACAGCTGTGGCACTGCTGCCATCCGTGGCACCAAGGAGTTGGGGGAGGGCCAGCACTTCTGGGAGATCAAGATGACCTCGCCCGTCTATGGCACTGACATG ATGGTGGGCATCGGGACATCGGATGTGGACCTGGACAAATACCACCACACTTTCTGCAGCCTGCTGGGCAGGGACGAGGACAGCTGGGGCCTCTCATACACTG GGCTGCTCCACCACAAGGGTGACAAGACAAGCTTCTCCTCGCGCTTTGGCCAGGGCTCCATCATCGGTGTGCACCTGGACACCTGGCACGGGACGCTGACCTTCTTCAAGAACAGGAAGCGCATAG GCGTGGCGGCCACCCAGCTGCAGAACAAGCGGTTTTACCCAATGGTGTGCTCCACGGCGGCCAAGAGCAGCATGAAGGTGATTCGGTCTTGTGCCAGCACCACCTCCTTGCAGTACCTCTGCTGCTACCGCCTGCGCCAGCTGCGGCCGGACTCGGGTGACACGCTGGagggcctgcccctgccccccggcCTCAAGCAGGTGCTGCACAACAAGCTGGGCTGGGTCCTGAGCATGAACTGCAGCCACCGCCAGCCCCCCGCGCCCGTGCCCAGCGCTGACGCACCCAGCCCCCATCCCGACACCAGGCCCTGCCAGAGGAAGCGCTGCCGACGGACCTGA
- the Eme2 gene encoding probable crossover junction endonuclease EME2 isoform X2 codes for MADTHALAYRSQAYLPPCPGFPLRTPAAPTWLSSAWMPTSGINDPNPTGPAGKTGLLLGAAQPSPPPCIRHNTGSHGSPPKGCVPKLGRRRGFSTVSSHPTTQALGVGSKGDVGIWKITFAQVSTSQCPTAAGESISGPAGGSHWLARGGRDMDVLLVASWQELSQHVCALTKALAQRPSKQYRDTQAFAFCTAGRWASGQRVTRDGSGLQGVWWRQIRQFNRVSPAVAEAIVTAFPSPRLLQEALTACSSEQERLGLLADLPVNAQGGRPRRVGPDLSRRICLFLSTTNPDLLLDLGS; via the exons ATGGCCGACACCCATGCTCTTGCCTACAGGTCTCAGGCCTACCTTCCTCCGTGCCCTGGATTTCCCCTGAGAACCCCAGCTGCCCCCACCTGGCTGTCATCGGCCTGGATGCCTACCTCTGGTATCAATGACCCTAACCCCACAGGGCCAGCAGGGAAAACAGGACTCCTCCTAGGGGCTGCACAGCCAAGTCCACCACCCTGCATACGCCACAACACAGGCAGCCATGGAAGTCCACCAAAGGGCTGTGTGCCCAAGCTGGGCAGGCGGAGGGGCTTTAGTACAGTATCCAGCCACCCTACCACCCAGGCTTTGGGAGTGGGTAGCAAAGGGGATGTGGGGATCTGGAAGATCACTTTTGCTCAGGTCTCCACGTCCCAGTGCCCAACAGCAGCTGGAGAATCCATCAGTGGCCCAGCAGGAGGCAGCCATTGGCTGGCCAGAGGTGGAAGAG ACATGGACGTGCTGCTGGTGGCCTCGTGGCAGGAGCTGAGTCAGCATGTGTGTGCGCTCACTAAGGCCCTGGCCCAGCGCCCAAgcaa GCAGTACCGAGACACCCAGGCCTTTGCCTTCTGCACAGCAGGGCGCTGGGCCTCTGGCCAGCGAGTGACCAGAGATGGCTCAGGACTCCAGGGAGTGTGGTGGAGGCAAATTAGACAATTTAATCGCGTCAGCCCAGCTGTAGCTGAGGCCATCGtcactgccttcccctccccgcgCCTGCTGCAGGAG GCCCTCACTGCCTGCAGCTCGGAACAGGAGCGCCTGGGCCTCTTGGCTGACCTCCCTGTGAATGCCCAAGGTGGGCGACCCCGCAGGGTGGGCCCCGACCTCTCCCGCCGTATCTGCCTCTTCCTGAGCACCACCAACCCTGACCTCCTGCTGGACCTGGGGTCTTGA